The following are from one region of the Jeongeupia sp. USM3 genome:
- a CDS encoding NUDIX hydrolase: protein MPDLDPPRLLRSQAVFQARDMQIRADTYALPGRAEPWVSSVLEYPDWVSAFALTRDHHVLLVRQYRPGIRQYSLEVPGGWVKPDDPSLEAAIRRELQEETGHRFGELRPLVAVSPNPATHNNRLHCFLALDGMPAQALPQDDDEQISVQRLPLAEVTALLRNRELFHNGHLTCIFYALLELGLLAAPGPDQPSPGR from the coding sequence ATGCCCGACCTCGATCCTCCCCGCCTGCTGAGATCGCAAGCCGTTTTCCAGGCCCGGGACATGCAGATCCGGGCCGACACCTATGCGCTGCCCGGGCGCGCCGAGCCCTGGGTATCCAGCGTGCTCGAATACCCGGACTGGGTCAGCGCATTTGCGCTGACGCGCGATCATCATGTCCTGCTGGTCCGGCAGTACCGGCCCGGCATACGACAGTACAGCCTGGAAGTCCCCGGTGGCTGGGTCAAGCCCGACGACCCGTCGCTGGAGGCGGCGATCCGGCGCGAGCTGCAGGAAGAAACCGGCCACCGTTTCGGCGAGTTGCGCCCGCTGGTCGCCGTCTCCCCCAATCCGGCCACGCACAACAACCGCCTGCACTGCTTTCTGGCGCTGGACGGCATGCCGGCGCAGGCGCTGCCACAGGACGACGACGAGCAGATCAGCGTCCAGCGGCTGCCGCTGGCGGAAGTGACCGCCCTGCTCAGGAACCGCGAGCTGTTTCACAACGGCCACCTGACCTGCATCTTTTATGCCTTGCTCGAGCTGGGGCTGCTCGCCGCCCCCGGCCCGGATCAGCCGTCGCCCGGCCGATAG
- a CDS encoding extracellular solute-binding protein: MRFIAAFLMLFAILPVRADDAVALGYAPKYQAGFTHFDYVNPAAPVGGELRLAAMGDFDKLNPFTLKGRAAAGLGGLGDGLVFESLTMQSQDEPFSAYGLLADDIRIAPDGRSVTFHLNPKARFSNGRKVGADDVRFSFETLTSKRASPMFRQYWSDVAGVDVLDGETVRFRFRQYNRELPLIVGQLPVFAREWGGGKPFDEWVRQPPIGSGPYAIGAVDPGKRIVYQRRADYWGWTLPVRRGSYNFERISYRYYQDDTARLEAFKAGEFDFTFENVARQWVRGYTGPAFRDGRIVKQTFAHENSAGMQGYAINTRRLQFRDVRVRRALVLAMDFEWMNRQLFYDQYTRSPSYFSNSELEAKGKPGPAELRHLEPLRGRIDPSVFVTATMPPTTAPPDSLRKNLLRARQLLDDAGWRYRDGALRNRSGEPFVIDMLLYQKAFERLVAPYARNLQKLGITLNYRVLDLALAQKRLDAFDYDMTVVTFGASQSPGNELYGNFGSRSAGEPGSNNAMGVADPAVDALIAAVVQAPDRAALVEAGRALDRVLRAGYYLVPNWHNRVHRVAFRNHYAWPATLPKYYGAEEWAIQTWWAR, encoded by the coding sequence ATGCGCTTCATTGCCGCCTTCCTGATGCTGTTCGCGATCCTGCCCGTTCGAGCCGACGATGCAGTCGCGCTCGGCTACGCGCCGAAGTATCAGGCCGGTTTCACGCACTTCGACTACGTGAACCCTGCCGCGCCGGTTGGCGGCGAGCTGCGGCTGGCGGCGATGGGCGATTTCGACAAGCTCAACCCGTTCACGCTCAAGGGGCGTGCGGCGGCCGGCCTGGGCGGGCTGGGCGACGGGCTGGTGTTCGAGAGCCTGACGATGCAAAGCCAGGACGAACCGTTCTCGGCCTACGGCCTGCTTGCCGACGATATCCGCATCGCGCCCGACGGCAGGTCGGTGACCTTCCACCTGAACCCGAAGGCGCGCTTCAGCAACGGCCGCAAGGTGGGGGCCGACGATGTGCGTTTTTCGTTCGAAACGCTGACGAGCAAGCGCGCCAGCCCGATGTTCCGCCAGTACTGGAGCGATGTTGCCGGCGTCGACGTACTCGACGGTGAGACCGTGCGCTTCCGCTTCAGGCAGTACAACCGCGAGCTGCCGCTGATCGTCGGCCAGTTGCCGGTCTTTGCAAGGGAGTGGGGCGGCGGCAAGCCGTTCGACGAGTGGGTGAGGCAGCCGCCGATCGGCAGCGGGCCGTACGCGATCGGCGCCGTCGATCCGGGCAAGCGCATCGTCTACCAGCGCCGGGCCGACTACTGGGGCTGGACCCTGCCGGTGCGGCGCGGCAGCTACAACTTCGAACGGATCAGCTACCGCTACTACCAGGACGATACCGCCCGGCTCGAGGCGTTCAAGGCCGGCGAATTCGACTTCACCTTCGAGAACGTCGCGCGCCAGTGGGTACGCGGCTACACCGGGCCGGCGTTCCGCGATGGCCGCATCGTCAAGCAGACCTTTGCGCACGAGAACAGCGCCGGCATGCAGGGGTACGCGATCAATACCCGCCGGCTGCAGTTCAGGGACGTGCGCGTGCGGCGGGCGCTGGTGCTGGCGATGGATTTTGAATGGATGAACCGCCAGCTGTTCTACGACCAGTACACGCGCTCGCCGAGCTATTTTTCCAACAGCGAGCTCGAAGCGAAGGGCAAGCCGGGGCCGGCGGAGCTGCGCCACCTAGAACCGTTGCGCGGCAGAATCGATCCGTCGGTTTTCGTCACCGCGACGATGCCGCCAACAACCGCGCCGCCCGACAGCCTGCGCAAGAACCTGCTGCGTGCACGCCAGCTGCTCGACGACGCCGGCTGGCGCTATCGCGACGGCGCGCTGCGCAATCGGAGCGGCGAGCCCTTCGTCATCGACATGCTGCTGTACCAGAAGGCCTTCGAGCGGCTGGTTGCGCCGTATGCGCGCAACCTGCAAAAGCTCGGCATCACGCTCAACTACCGCGTGCTCGATCTGGCGCTGGCACAGAAGCGGCTCGATGCGTTCGACTACGACATGACCGTGGTGACCTTTGGCGCAAGTCAAAGCCCGGGCAACGAGCTTTACGGTAACTTCGGTTCGCGCTCGGCGGGCGAACCCGGTTCGAACAACGCGATGGGCGTCGCGGACCCTGCGGTCGATGCGCTGATCGCTGCGGTGGTGCAGGCCCCCGACCGTGCCGCGCTGGTCGAGGCCGGCCGTGCGCTCGACCGCGTGCTGCGCGCCGGCTACTACCTGGTGCCGAACTGGCACAACCGCGTGCACCGCGTCGCCTTCCGCAACCACTATGCCTGGCCCGCGACCTTGCCCAAGTACTACGGCGCCGAGGAGTGGGCGATCCAGACCTGGTGGGCGCGGTAG
- a CDS encoding Na+/H+ antiporter family protein, producing the protein MNAVLISVMLMLLLSLARVNVVVSILLAVVTAGWVAHMPLADTLTAFGSGLGNGASVALSYGLLGAFALALAESGLPHAMADGLARMAEKGARGSSIKWGIIGALLLLAIASQNILPIHIAFIPLVVPPLLFTLGQFKVDRRLLACVITFGLVTPYMFWPVGFGHIFLNQILLGNIAKAGLDASHVDVMHAMLIPAIGMLFGLLIAVFFSYRKPRDYDLEALATVEREGGHYTRRSLTVAVVAMVATFSVQLAADSMILGALAGFIVCVLGGAVQFRKSDSLFQDGMKMMAGIGLIMIAANGFAAVLQATGHVETLVKGSMAMIGDNKPLAAFLMLLVGLIVTMGIGSSFSTVPIIATIYVPLAMHLGFSATAIVSLIGTAGALGDAGSPAADSTLGPTSGLNVDGQHDHMWGTVVPTFLHYNLPLLVFGWVAVMVL; encoded by the coding sequence ATGAATGCCGTCCTGATTTCCGTGATGCTGATGCTGCTGCTCTCGCTGGCGCGGGTCAACGTCGTCGTCAGCATCCTGCTCGCCGTCGTGACCGCCGGCTGGGTTGCCCACATGCCGCTGGCCGATACGCTGACCGCCTTCGGTTCCGGTCTCGGCAACGGCGCGAGCGTGGCGCTGTCGTACGGCCTGCTCGGCGCGTTCGCGCTGGCGCTGGCCGAGTCCGGTCTGCCGCACGCGATGGCCGACGGGCTGGCGCGGATGGCCGAGAAGGGCGCGCGCGGCAGCTCGATCAAGTGGGGCATCATCGGTGCGCTGCTGCTGTTGGCGATCGCGTCGCAGAACATCCTGCCGATCCACATCGCCTTCATTCCGCTGGTCGTGCCGCCGCTGCTGTTCACGCTCGGCCAGTTCAAGGTCGACCGGCGGTTGCTGGCCTGCGTGATCACCTTCGGTCTGGTCACGCCGTACATGTTCTGGCCGGTGGGTTTCGGCCACATCTTCCTCAACCAGATCCTGCTCGGCAACATCGCCAAGGCCGGCCTCGACGCCAGCCATGTCGACGTGATGCACGCGATGCTGATCCCGGCGATCGGCATGCTGTTCGGCCTGCTGATCGCGGTGTTCTTCAGCTACCGCAAGCCGCGCGACTACGACCTCGAGGCGCTGGCGACGGTCGAGCGCGAGGGCGGGCATTACACGCGCCGCTCGCTGACCGTTGCCGTCGTCGCGATGGTCGCGACGTTCTCGGTCCAGCTTGCCGCCGATTCGATGATCCTCGGCGCGCTGGCCGGCTTCATCGTCTGCGTGCTCGGCGGCGCGGTGCAGTTCAGGAAGTCGGACAGCCTGTTCCAGGACGGCATGAAAATGATGGCCGGCATCGGCCTGATCATGATCGCCGCCAACGGTTTTGCCGCGGTGCTGCAGGCGACCGGTCACGTCGAAACGCTGGTCAAGGGCTCGATGGCGATGATCGGCGACAACAAGCCGCTCGCCGCCTTCCTGATGCTGCTGGTCGGGCTGATCGTGACGATGGGCATCGGCTCGTCGTTCTCGACCGTGCCGATCATCGCGACGATCTACGTGCCGCTGGCGATGCACCTCGGTTTCTCGGCAACGGCCATCGTCTCGCTGATCGGCACCGCCGGCGCGCTCGGCGACGCTGGCAGTCCTGCGGCCGATTCGACGCTCGGCCCGACGTCGGGCCTCAATGTCGACGGCCAGCACGACCACATGTGGGGCACGGTGGTGCCGACTTTCCTGCACTACAACCTGCCGTTGCTGGTGTTCGGCTGGGTGGCAGTGATGGTGCTCTAA
- a CDS encoding microcin C ABC transporter permease YejB, with the protein MPLYLAKRLLLMLPTLFGILLVTFAVIQFVPGGPADELIQQLRGTSTLAEASGGGGSAARLGHRGLDAQQLAEIRALYGFDKPVAERFWLMIKQYLHFDLGQSYFHQEDVWTLIKSKLPVSASLGVWSFIIVYAVSLPLGVAKAMRHGSRFDWLTTLVLMIGYAIPGFVLGVLLLVLFGGGSFWQLFPLRGLTSDGWESLSLLGKVTDYLWHLVLPISAMVVGSFASVTLLTKNSLLEEIRKQYVLTARAKGLSERRVLWGHVFRNAMIPIVTGFPAAFVGAFFTGSLLIETLFSLDGLGLLSYESVIRRDYPVVMGALYLFSLIGLLTKLLSDLCYVLVDPRLRFEGVEA; encoded by the coding sequence ATGCCGCTCTATCTCGCCAAACGCCTGCTGCTGATGTTGCCGACGCTGTTCGGCATCCTGCTGGTGACGTTTGCGGTGATCCAGTTCGTGCCCGGCGGGCCGGCCGACGAGCTGATCCAGCAGCTCAGGGGCACGTCGACGCTTGCCGAAGCCAGCGGGGGCGGCGGCTCGGCGGCGCGGCTCGGCCATCGCGGGCTCGATGCACAGCAACTGGCCGAAATCCGCGCACTGTACGGCTTCGACAAGCCGGTGGCCGAGCGCTTCTGGCTGATGATCAAGCAGTACCTGCATTTCGATCTGGGCCAGAGCTATTTTCACCAAGAGGACGTGTGGACGCTGATCAAGTCCAAGCTGCCGGTGTCGGCCAGCCTCGGCGTCTGGAGCTTCATCATCGTCTACGCGGTATCGCTGCCGCTCGGCGTGGCCAAGGCGATGCGGCACGGTAGCCGCTTCGACTGGCTGACGACGCTGGTGCTGATGATCGGCTACGCGATTCCCGGCTTCGTGCTCGGCGTGCTGCTGCTGGTGCTGTTCGGCGGCGGCAGCTTCTGGCAGCTGTTTCCGCTGCGCGGGCTGACGTCGGACGGCTGGGAGAGCCTGTCGCTGCTCGGCAAGGTCACCGATTACCTGTGGCACCTGGTGCTGCCGATCTCGGCGATGGTCGTCGGCAGCTTCGCGTCGGTGACCCTGCTGACCAAGAACAGCCTGCTGGAGGAAATCCGCAAGCAGTACGTGCTGACCGCACGCGCCAAGGGGCTCTCGGAGCGGCGCGTGTTGTGGGGGCACGTGTTCCGCAATGCGATGATCCCGATCGTCACCGGCTTTCCGGCGGCCTTCGTCGGCGCGTTCTTTACCGGCAGCCTCTTGATCGAGACGCTGTTCTCGCTCGACGGCCTCGGCCTGCTGTCGTACGAGTCGGTGATCCGCCGCGACTATCCGGTGGTGATGGGCGCGCTCTACCTGTTTTCGCTGATCGGGTTGCTGACCAAGCTGCTGTCGGACCTGTGCTACGTGCTGGTCGACCCGCGCCTGCGCTTCGAGGGAGTCGAGGCATGA
- a CDS encoding ABC transporter permease yields MKPILEPVLDGAFEAKASPVPGLPLSPWRRAWRRFRAQRLGFYSLVLLSALFVLSLGAELLSNDKPLVVRYHDAWYFPLAKDYPETEFGGDFPTPADYLDPYISDRLTSNGNWALFAPNRYAANTINYFAPSPNPAAPSRENWLGTDDRGRDVLARLVYGFRVSLLFGLALTVIGCALGIVAGAVQGYFAGKVDLVAQRVIEVWSAMPELYLLLIFASMFEPSLLILLVLLSVFGWMGLADYVRAEFLRNRNLEYVLAARALGLSDWQIIRRHLLPNSLTAVIAFLPFRMSGAVLALTSFDFLGLGVPASTPSLGELLAQGKANLDAWWISLPTFAVLVGMLLLLVFIGEALRAALDPRADA; encoded by the coding sequence ATGAAGCCGATCCTCGAGCCGGTACTGGACGGCGCGTTCGAAGCCAAGGCAAGCCCTGTACCCGGCCTGCCGCTGTCGCCATGGCGGCGCGCGTGGCGGCGTTTCCGCGCCCAGCGCCTGGGTTTCTACAGCCTTGTGCTGCTGAGCGCGCTGTTCGTACTCAGCCTTGGCGCCGAACTGCTCTCGAACGACAAGCCGCTCGTCGTCCGCTACCACGATGCCTGGTACTTCCCGTTGGCGAAGGACTACCCGGAGACCGAGTTCGGCGGCGATTTTCCGACGCCGGCCGACTATCTCGACCCCTACATCAGCGACCGGCTCACCAGCAACGGCAACTGGGCGCTGTTCGCGCCGAACCGCTATGCCGCGAACACGATCAACTATTTTGCGCCGAGCCCGAACCCGGCGGCGCCGTCGCGGGAAAACTGGCTCGGCACCGACGACCGCGGCCGCGACGTGCTGGCGCGGCTGGTCTACGGCTTCCGCGTGTCCCTGCTGTTCGGTCTGGCGCTGACGGTGATCGGTTGCGCGCTCGGCATCGTCGCCGGGGCGGTCCAGGGCTATTTCGCCGGCAAGGTCGATCTCGTCGCCCAGCGCGTGATCGAGGTCTGGAGCGCGATGCCCGAGCTCTACCTCTTGCTGATCTTTGCGTCGATGTTCGAACCCAGCCTGCTGATCCTGCTGGTGCTGCTGTCGGTGTTCGGCTGGATGGGGCTGGCCGATTACGTGCGGGCCGAGTTCCTGCGCAACCGCAACCTCGAATACGTGCTGGCGGCGAGGGCGTTGGGGCTCTCGGACTGGCAGATCATCCGGCGCCACCTGCTGCCGAACTCGCTGACCGCGGTGATTGCCTTCCTGCCGTTCCGGATGTCCGGCGCGGTGCTGGCACTGACGAGCTTCGATTTCCTCGGTCTTGGTGTGCCGGCGAGCACGCCGTCGCTGGGCGAATTGCTGGCGCAGGGCAAGGCCAACCTCGATGCGTGGTGGATCTCGCTGCCGACCTTCGCGGTGCTGGTCGGCATGCTGCTGCTGCTGGTGTTCATCGGCGAGGCGCTGCGCGCGGCGCTCGATCCGCGCGCCGACGCATGA
- a CDS encoding DUF2502 domain-containing protein, with amino-acid sequence MMKKALFIGLLAALPLMAPLAAQAADVSIGVSVPGVSVYIGDRDNRGYYWYDGRYRDPSWWNAHPQYHPKYGYRNPRGYYWDGGRYRDEKWWKKNGKYKHHDRDDDDRGGYHCPPGQAKKGNC; translated from the coding sequence ATGATGAAGAAGGCACTGTTCATCGGCCTGCTCGCGGCGCTGCCGCTCATGGCACCACTGGCGGCGCAGGCCGCCGACGTCAGCATCGGCGTTTCGGTCCCCGGCGTATCGGTCTACATCGGTGATCGCGACAACCGCGGTTACTACTGGTACGACGGCCGCTACCGCGACCCGTCGTGGTGGAACGCCCACCCGCAATACCATCCGAAGTACGGCTACCGCAATCCGCGCGGCTATTACTGGGACGGCGGTCGCTACCGCGACGAGAAGTGGTGGAAGAAGAACGGCAAGTACAAGCATCACGACCGTGATGACGACGACCGTGGCGGCTACCACTGCCCGCCGGGTCAGGCCAAGAAAGGCAACTGCTGA
- a CDS encoding potassium/proton antiporter, with amino-acid sequence MGQLNYWLLLGSFLLLLATLSSAITARLGLPLLLVFLGVGMLAGDSGPGQIQFSNYPLAFGVGNVALAVILLAGGLQTRIRSFRVALKPALSLATLGVLVSAGLAGVFAAWLLGLPWLHALLLGAIVGSTDAAAVFAQLRYGGVRLNERVGATLEIESGANDPMAIFLVITLLSVMTGSSQPGTLSMIAEFLRQFGFGALGGLAGGWLISRAAARFALAESLYPLLILGGGLMIFAAVNTVGGSGFLAIYLAGLVIGNRPLPAGESVQGMMDGLAWLAQAGMFLLLGLLVTPSRLLPEIGPSLAFAAFLMLVARPIAVALCLVPLKFSRREIVFVSWVGLRGAVPIVLATFPIMAGVDGSVALFDIAFAVVLASLLIQGTLVPWMAKRCHVEVPDYPEPLARHGLRQPGRADWQLVQYRIAADAPADHSVPHAAPHLEHGSAKPLAVLRGARLVLPRQAERLQTGDLIVLAATEAALPELGRWYGEAQSRRMAYERAFFGDFVIDGDAPLQALAELYDSPLNEKEAEFDVAALINARLGRHAVVGDQVSFGTLLLTVREVERGRITRVGLKLGQPAKV; translated from the coding sequence ATGGGACAACTGAATTACTGGCTGCTGCTCGGCAGCTTCCTGCTCTTGCTGGCCACCTTGTCGAGCGCGATCACCGCCCGGCTGGGCCTGCCGCTGCTGCTGGTCTTTCTCGGCGTCGGCATGCTCGCCGGCGACAGCGGTCCGGGCCAGATCCAGTTCAGCAACTATCCGCTCGCCTTCGGCGTCGGCAACGTCGCGCTTGCGGTGATCCTGCTCGCCGGCGGGCTGCAGACGCGCATCCGGAGCTTTCGCGTCGCGCTCAAACCTGCGCTGTCGCTCGCGACGCTCGGCGTGCTGGTGTCGGCCGGGCTGGCCGGGGTGTTCGCGGCGTGGCTGCTCGGCCTGCCGTGGCTGCACGCGCTGCTGCTCGGCGCCATCGTCGGCTCGACCGACGCCGCAGCGGTGTTCGCGCAATTGCGCTACGGCGGCGTGCGGCTCAACGAGCGCGTCGGCGCAACGCTGGAGATCGAATCGGGTGCCAACGACCCGATGGCGATCTTTCTCGTCATCACCCTGCTGAGCGTGATGACCGGATCGAGCCAGCCCGGCACGCTGAGCATGATCGCCGAGTTCCTGCGCCAATTCGGTTTCGGCGCGCTCGGCGGCCTCGCCGGCGGCTGGCTGATCTCGCGCGCCGCCGCGCGGTTCGCGCTCGCCGAAAGCCTCTACCCGCTGCTGATTCTCGGCGGCGGGCTGATGATCTTCGCCGCGGTCAACACGGTCGGCGGCAGCGGCTTCCTGGCGATCTACCTCGCCGGCCTCGTGATCGGCAACCGGCCGCTGCCGGCGGGCGAAAGCGTCCAGGGGATGATGGATGGTCTGGCCTGGCTGGCGCAGGCCGGCATGTTCCTGCTGCTCGGCCTGCTGGTGACGCCGAGCCGGCTGCTGCCCGAAATCGGCCCCAGCCTCGCCTTTGCCGCCTTCCTGATGCTCGTCGCCCGGCCGATCGCCGTCGCGCTCTGCCTCGTGCCGCTGAAGTTCAGCCGGCGCGAGATCGTTTTCGTCAGCTGGGTCGGCCTGCGCGGCGCGGTCCCCATCGTATTGGCGACCTTTCCGATCATGGCCGGCGTCGACGGCTCGGTCGCACTGTTCGACATTGCCTTTGCCGTCGTGCTCGCCTCGCTGCTGATCCAGGGCACGCTGGTGCCGTGGATGGCCAAGCGTTGCCACGTCGAAGTGCCCGACTACCCCGAACCGCTGGCGCGGCACGGCCTGCGGCAACCCGGGCGTGCCGACTGGCAGCTCGTCCAGTACCGGATCGCCGCCGATGCACCGGCCGACCACAGCGTGCCGCACGCCGCGCCCCACCTCGAACACGGCAGCGCCAAGCCGCTGGCCGTGCTGCGCGGTGCGCGGCTGGTGCTGCCGCGTCAGGCCGAGCGCTTGCAGACCGGCGACCTGATCGTGCTCGCCGCGACCGAAGCGGCGCTGCCCGAACTCGGCCGCTGGTACGGCGAGGCGCAAAGCCGGCGGATGGCCTACGAGCGCGCCTTTTTCGGCGACTTCGTCATCGACGGCGACGCGCCGCTGCAAGCGCTTGCCGAACTCTACGACAGCCCCCTCAACGAGAAGGAGGCCGAATTCGACGTCGCCGCGCTGATCAATGCCCGGCTGGGACGCCACGCGGTTGTCGGCGACCAGGTCAGCTTCGGCACGCTGCTGCTGACCGTACGCGAGGTCGAACGCGGCCGGATCACCCGCGTCGGCCTGAAGCTGGGCCAGCCGGCCAAGGTGTGA
- a CDS encoding ABC transporter ATP-binding protein — MMPHAATHLLDVHALSVNYPGASAPAVDAVGFTLAAGETLAIVGGSGSGKSVTARALMRLDPDARCSGRVLFAGDDVLAMSRRQLRGLRGAGIGMVFQEPLSALNPVMSVAAQLGEALALHRGLGGRAAQAEMAALLQRVGLDETMLARFPHQLSGGQRQRVLIAIALAGTPRLLVADEPTTALDAHLRRQVLALLKSLATESGMGLLLISHDLPLVRDFADRVAVMHEGRIVEMAETERLFAAPAHPYTKALLAARSVRLARPIADDARPLLRATGLHCRYRRSRGWLRRPEHVDALSSVDFSLARGETLGVVGASGSGKTTLGLALLRLVREARGSIAFHLGDDVLPLDALSGSALRRARRHLQVVLQDPFASLSPRLTVGEIVGEGLKVHQPDLDPLERRRQVIAALAEVGLTADVADRYPHAFSGGQRQRIAIARALIVSPDVLVLDEPTSALDAHIAVQVLTLLAELQHRRGIGYVLITHDLAVVRALAHRVMVLHAGEVVEQGAVDAVFAAPSNPYTRSLISAAALP; from the coding sequence ATGATGCCGCATGCCGCCACACACCTCCTTGATGTGCACGCACTCAGCGTGAATTACCCCGGTGCTTCCGCGCCGGCGGTCGACGCCGTCGGCTTTACGCTGGCGGCCGGTGAAACGCTGGCCATCGTCGGCGGCTCGGGGTCGGGCAAGAGCGTGACCGCCAGGGCGCTGATGCGGCTCGATCCGGATGCACGCTGCAGCGGCCGGGTCCTGTTCGCCGGCGACGACGTGCTGGCGATGTCGCGGCGGCAATTGCGCGGGCTGCGCGGCGCCGGGATCGGCATGGTGTTCCAGGAGCCGCTGTCGGCGCTGAACCCGGTGATGAGCGTCGCCGCGCAGCTCGGCGAAGCGCTGGCGCTGCATCGCGGTCTGGGCGGCCGTGCGGCGCAGGCCGAGATGGCCGCGCTGCTGCAGCGTGTCGGGCTCGACGAAACGATGCTGGCACGCTTCCCGCACCAGCTCTCCGGCGGCCAGCGGCAGCGGGTGCTGATCGCGATCGCGCTGGCCGGCACCCCCAGGCTGCTGGTCGCCGACGAGCCGACGACGGCGCTCGACGCCCACCTGCGCCGCCAGGTGCTCGCGCTGCTCAAGTCACTGGCGACCGAATCGGGCATGGGCCTGCTGCTGATCTCGCACGACTTGCCGCTGGTGCGCGATTTCGCCGACCGCGTCGCGGTGATGCACGAAGGCCGCATCGTCGAGATGGCGGAAACGGAGCGACTGTTTGCCGCGCCGGCACACCCGTACACGAAGGCCCTGCTGGCGGCGCGCAGCGTCCGGCTGGCGCGGCCGATCGCCGATGACGCAAGGCCGCTGCTGCGCGCCACCGGCCTGCATTGCCGTTACCGCCGTTCGCGCGGCTGGCTGCGTCGTCCGGAACACGTCGATGCGCTGTCGTCGGTCGATTTCTCGCTGGCGCGCGGCGAGACGCTCGGCGTCGTCGGCGCGTCCGGCTCGGGCAAGACCACGCTGGGACTGGCGCTGCTGCGTCTGGTGCGTGAAGCCCGCGGCAGCATCGCATTCCACCTCGGCGACGACGTGCTGCCGCTCGATGCGCTCTCGGGCAGCGCGCTGCGCCGGGCGCGGCGGCATCTGCAGGTCGTGCTGCAGGATCCCTTCGCGTCGCTGTCGCCGCGGCTCACCGTCGGCGAGATCGTCGGCGAGGGTCTGAAGGTCCATCAGCCCGATCTCGACCCGCTCGAGCGGCGGCGACAGGTGATCGCGGCGCTGGCCGAGGTCGGCCTTACGGCCGACGTGGCCGACCGCTATCCGCATGCGTTTTCGGGCGGACAGCGGCAGCGGATCGCCATCGCCCGGGCGCTGATCGTCTCGCCGGACGTGCTGGTGCTCGACGAGCCAACGTCGGCGCTCGACGCGCATATCGCCGTGCAGGTGCTGACGCTGCTGGCCGAGCTGCAGCATCGCCGCGGCATCGGCTACGTGCTGATCACGCACGATCTTGCCGTCGTCCGCGCGCTGGCGCACCGGGTCATGGTGCTGCACGCGGGCGAGGTCGTCGAGCAGGGCGCGGTCGATGCAGTGTTCGCGGCGCCGTCGAATCCTTACACCAGATCGCTGATTTCGGCCGCAGCACTGCCCTGA